A stretch of DNA from Carettochelys insculpta isolate YL-2023 chromosome 7, ASM3395843v1, whole genome shotgun sequence:
ctccaacacacttcccccaaacccaaggttcacgtacctttcaaaagcagtgccacctgctgccactccttcaccaaattaggagcacttggaatcAATTAGAGACTTTAACACGTGTTTTAatagtaatttagtgtccctctcatAAAACCGCGCTTGTCTAGCAAAGGATGAGTGTACCTGGCAGTTTTGGAATTATCTGTTGAGCCTTCCTTCACCTGAATGACAAGCATTTTGTTACATTAATCACCCTGCAtgtgtttataaacaaactccctgctgcaaaggctgggctgctcccagcttctgcaGTCATCACAGTCCCaccatttccagatctgaaagtgggtctgctccacgaaagctcatcacccaatcaattattttgttagtctttaaaatgctacaggactgctcttttgttttgtgaagatacagactaacacagctacctccacAGTTAACACTGCTCGAGTTGAGCCCGCGCCCTGAATATTCATGGTGCCTCAACACCTTGGGCACATATAACTATGCAGAGGCAGCCACTCCATCAGCCCTGTGACCCCACCTTTACACAAAACAATACTCAAATCCCAAACGCAAGTTCCCCCTGTTGAATCCCAGCCATGCTGTTCCTTCAATATCCAGCAGGGAGAACCAGTGCCCAACACAAGGCTTGCGTATGCCAGGCAGGTTACAGGCACTGACCCTATTGTTCACCACCAGTGCCCAGGCACTTGGAGGCAGCTCCATGTGTCTCCGGTGGCCATGCAGAGCACTAGGCCTTGCGCCTGGGAGGAGCTGGATGTTGCATGGCTGCCCCAGGTTGGCTTCAGCACAAGGTGGTCAGGCCCATGGGAAGAGCCCTGCCAGTACAAAGCCGCTGTGATGGGCTAAAGCAGGGCACAGCAGAAGCATCCAGGAGCCATCCCTGGCTCCCCAGGGATGAACCAGGCCAGGCACAGTCCTGCTGGTACAGGAGGAGACTGCTATGTCCTCTTCTTCACCCGCAGGTAACTACAGACTTGCTCTCCAGGAATGGCAAAGACATCGCCTTCGCCAGCTACAGCCCAGTCTGGAAGTTCCAGCGCAAGCTGGTGCACTCAGCGCTCCCCATATACGGGAaagggttgctggccctggagaaaATCAGTAAGTGTCACTCCCCTGCCTCTGTATCTCTTGCAGGCCGGCCACCCGCAGAAATGGGGATGGCCAGGCTAGCGGGTAAAACACAGTGCTGGCAGCCAGGGGATCTGAGTTATATTCCCTGCTGTGCCATAGATTCTTGGGCAACTGAAAGGTTCTTGTGAGACTAGAGTGAGTGGTGCTTGGACAGgcatgggagggagtttgaggaGTTAACTCACTATCTGGTCACCCGCTTCCTCCTCTCTCTGTCAGCCAATCTACCACCTTCCCCACTGGCTGCTGTCCAGCTCCCccggggctgctgcccaccctcTGGCTCTTCCTGTCCCTTCATCCATCTGCATTCTATTAAAACCATTTGCCCCGtctcctccctgctgcctgggcccAGGTGGGGGAGCACTGTGAGCACAGCGAAATCTACCTTAGCTCCTGCAAGCCGGGGAGGTTGGAGCCTGGGGAGCAGCTCTAGGGGTGGCACGTGCAGTGCGGTTGGCAAGGGAGAGCTGTTACAGACTGGAGCATACTCCCTGTGGTGCAGTCTGCAGGAAATGTAGCCACCAAACTCCATCAAGTCTCCACTGGGCAGCTGTGAAGTGATTGAGCTTGACGGAATGCCAGGGAATTTGCCCAGGGCTGGTGAAGTCCCTGCTCCCAAGCATGAGGGCACATCCCTTCCCAAAGAAACGATCGCAGGAGTTTTCTGATACGGGCCAGCCAATTACTTTGCCCCACGGCCATCTGCAGCGTCAGCGGGACCATTTTAGGGAAGCCGGGTCCCAAATTCCACAGCAGGCAGATGCCCAGGGTGGGAAACTTCAGCCTTAAAGCGAAGCAAAGTGACAAGCCGCTGAACGTAAAGTCTTACAGGGGGAAGCATCAGGCCCCTGTGTTGCAGGCAGCACTGCCAGCTTCACTGCAGTGTGGTTCAGGGCTTGTCTCTGGTGTGCACCAGTAGGGCAGGGATGGCTATAACTTGCCCAGCGCAGGGCCAGCTGGTGTGCTCTGCAAGGTACCTATGGCCCCACCCCAAAAAGGCCTGTTGCGGCAGGCGAGGGACCTGGTGGTTGGCGGGGCCAGCCCGGGACAGGAGGCGCACGCAGCACAGAGCGCGCTCAATACCATCTCCTCTGGTTCGCCCCATGTGGCCACAGGACCAGAGGGCCCCACAAGTCACACCAGCCCCTTTTGCAGGGCAGCGCTGGGCAGCAAAGCTCCGAGCATCTCGTTCCTGATCCACAGTCCTCAGGGCTaggccaggcctggctgccccactccagctctgcccatggcccctcaccctggactgcagccccCGGTACTCCAGTCAGGtgctcaccccatccccagctctgccagtaccCCTCCGTCAGCACAGCCCCCGGCTGTTCCAGTCGTGGActtgccccccccagctctgtcagtACCCCTCCGTCAGCACAGCCCCCGGCTGTTCCAGTCGTGGActtgcccccccccagctctgtcagtACCCCTCcgtcagcacagcccccagctgttcCAGTTGTGGACttgcccccccagctctgccagtacccctccctcagcacagccccccgGCTGTTCCAGTCATggacttgccccccccccccagctctgtcagtACCCCTCCGTCAGCACAGCCCCCCCGGCTGTTCCAGTCATGGACTTGCCCCCTACCAGCTCTGTCAGTACCCCTCCGTCAGCACAGTCCCCCGGCTGTTCCAGTCATGGACTTGCCCCCCCCGCAGCTCTGTCAGTACCCCTCCGTCAGCACAGCCCCCCCGGCTGTTCCAGTCATGGACttgccccccaccagctctgtcagtacccctccctcagcacagcccccagctgttcCAGTCCTGGActtgccccccccagctctgtcagtACCCCTCCGTCAGCACAGTCCCCGGCTGTTCCAGTCATGGActtgcccccccccagctctgtcagtacccctccctcagcacagcccctggCTGTTCCAGTCATGGACttgcccccccagctctgccagtacccctccctcagcacagccccccgGCTGTTCCAGTCATGGActtgccctccccccagctctgtcagTACCCCTCCGTCAGCACAGTCCCCCGGCTGTTCCAGTCATGGActtgccccccccagctctgtcagtacccctccctcagcacagcccccGGCTGTTCCAGTCATGGACttgcccccccagctctgtcagtacccctccctcagcacagcctcCAGCTGTTCCAGTCGTGGActtgccccccccagctctgtcagtacccctccctcagcacagcccccccgGCTGTTCCAGTCATGgacttgccccccccccagctctgtcagtACCCCTCCGTCAGCACAGTCCCCCGGCTGTTCCAGTCATGGACTTGCCCCCCCCCAGCGCTGTCAgtacccctccctcagcacagcccctggCTGTTCCAGTCATggacttgcccccccccccagctctgtcagtacccctccctcagcacagcccccagctgttcCAGTCGTGGActtgcccccccccagctctgccagtacccctccctcagcacagcccccGGCTGTTCCAGTTGTGTACtcatcccacccccagctctgtcagtacccctccctcagcacaATCCCCGGCTCTTCCAGTCATGGACTCGTCCCACCCCGAGCTCTGTCAGTACCCCTCCCTCAGCACCCCGCCCGGCTGTTCCAGTTATGGACTcaaccgccccccccagctctgtcagtacccctccctcagcaccctgcccGGCTGTTCCAGTCATGGACTCAaccgcccccccagctctgtcactacccctccctcagcagagcccccagctgttCCAGTCATGGactcacccccccagctctgtcagtACCCCTCCCTCAGCACCCCACCCGGCTGTTCCAGTCATGGacttacccccaccccagctatgtcagtacccctccctcagcacagccccctcGGGCCGTTCCAGGCACAGGCTCGCCCCCCAGCTCTGTCAGTACCACTCAGTCGTGACGCATATTCCTGATTCGAAGTCCCCCTGTTATTCCAGTCTGGGATCCCCCTCCCGTGGTGTGCTGACGCAGGCCAGGCTAACACCACCTTCACGCACCTGTTTGCTTCTCCCAAATGCTCAGCAGACGCTCCCCATCTCTTCCCTGTCTTCTAGTCTGCCAGGAAGCCACCTCTCTGTGCGAGATGCTCCAGGCTTCGCAGGACTGCCCCCTGGACATGGGTTTGGAGCTCACCCGAGCCATCACCAACGTGGTGTGCTTGCTGTGCTTCAGCTCATCCTACAGGAGAGGGGACCCCGAGTTCGAGGTCATGCTGCAGTACTTCCAGGTCATAGTGGATACGGTGGGCCATTGGAGCTGGGTGGACATGTTCCCCTGGCTGAAGGTGAGAGCTGATGAGATGGTGGAAGAGGGGAGATGGACAGTCGCCTGGGACCTGGAGTGAGGTCTGGGGGCTCCTTTCTGGGGGCAGTTGGGTCCCTTGCGCTCCTCCCTAAGCACAGCAGGCTGGCTGGGACTCTGCTCGGCTCCTGGCTCGAGCGGCGCCAGGCACGAGTTCGCTGCAGTACATGGGTGACTTTGTCCCACGGCATTGTGCTGCCCAAACAAGGCACCTGGTACCAAAGGTCTTACGGAGTCTGGCAGGGCCACCCGCGGCCCCTCTAGCTGGGCCTGCTGGGAGAGCCAGGGCTCTGGAGGACAAGGACTAGTTTGGAAAATGGTGGGGGGGAAAGGGACTTGCTCTGCATATGGGGAGCACAGGCAGTCACCTGCCTCAGACGTCGCagggcccagcagctgcccctgggagctgggctgagatGAAGTGGAGTGAATGGGCCTCACCGCTGGGCTTTCCTCCCGCAGGTTTTTCCCATCAAGTCTCTGGTGTCACTGAAGAGGTCCCTCCAGGTCAgagaccagctgctgcagaagaagCTCCAGCAACACAAGCAGgtgcctggcctggctgctcaccgagtggggccaggcctggggcagactCAGATCTGGGACTCAGCCATCAGGCAGGAGGATAGATAGTCACACACTGCCCCCCGGCGTAACAGATCATCCAGGTCCTGCCAGGACtctgggaggagggagcagggacCCGTGCAGGACCCGTACCCCCTGGTTGAGCCGTCCCCCAGCAGCATGAGCCCAGCTGACCTGCGTGACTCAGGGGATGGGATCACAGGGCATctgcggctggggctgtgtgaaGGAGGGACTTACATGTGCCAGGGAGacaggcccctctcccagcctgtgTACATACCTCATCCTCCGCCAAGGAAAGGAAACTCTTCCCACTCCCACAGTGCTGGCtgtacagtgggggagggggtgcacttcagggcagtggggagggggtgacagCATGGGATTgccacctccccactgccctgtagTGCACCCCCCTCCTGGACTCCAGCACCACGTTGCTAccccaggcctgggctccctgggctCAGCTCTGCACTGCTCCTCGCTTTGGGGCGGGTACATTAGAATCATCCCACGACAGACCAGATGGAGGTCCAGGTCTCAGCTCTGCTGCTAAGCCAGTGTGCAGCCCCAGCCAagtcacacccctcccccatgcctcagtttccccacctgtaacatGAGGCTAATGCTACCTCCCCCGCACACTGAGAGGCAACATGGTCTTGTAAATAGGGGCACAGGGTTCTGTCACTGGCCTGCTTAGGGCACGTCCCATCCCTGCCTCTGTCTCAGTGTGGCTGGTGGTACTGACTCCTCTACTGCAAAGCACTGTGAGATCTAGTGGTGAGAGCGAGGTGTTATGAGCAGGACTAGTAATGTTATTCAGCCATTTCCCAGGCAGGGCCAAATGTTGCCCCATCGCTAACCCTCGCCaggtggggagaggcagtgcCGGGGAGGTTAGCTGTGGCTGAGGGGCAAAGAAGCAGCTCACATCCCTTGTGGATGACCATCTTCACGTGGCTGGGGCCCACACTGCCTCGTCCACCCCCCGATGGAGGTCTTTATGGAGTGAGAGGGCAGAGgattaacccccacccccacccccgctcgtCTGAGCCCTCTGGCGTATGAACTGACATTGCAGCATAGTGGTCATAGCCAGGAGAGGCCTGGCTTCCCAGCGCCTCCCACACCTGCCTCTgaccccccactgtccccccctcccacttccaggAAGTGCTGGGCAGTGACTCAGGCAATGACTTGATGACCACACTGCTGCGTGCCCAGCTCAGCTTGAAGAACAACAATAGCCAGCTGGGCCAGCCGCAGGAGCTGACGGACGACCATCTCCTCATGATCATGGGCGACATATTTGGGGCTGGCGTGGAGACCAGTGCCAACATGCTGAAGTGGCTTGTTCTCTATCTGCTCTACCACCCAGAGGTGGGCACGtccccccatccatccatcccttcTGCCTGTGCTCACGGGGCACGCACAGTTTAGTGGAGAACAACACCCAGAAGTCCTCCTCTCaggcatccccccacccccccactccagccaTTCCTTGAGTAGCCCCAGGGTGGCTGTCATACGCAGAAGGTGGGAGGAGCCCATCCCCACTGGCCTGGTTCCCAGGACATTCCTGTCTGTAGCAAGTACCCCTTCCTGTACTGCTTCTGGCTTGCACAAGGGGGACCCCTCACTGCACACCACACCCCTGGACACCCTGCTCAGAGCCAGGCAAGTAATGAACAGAGATTGCCTGGCCCAGAGATCTTTCACATCTCCCCTTCTCAGAAGAGCCACCTAGGATGTTTTGTACCAATATTCCCTCACTGGAAGCTACCGGCTGAGGCTCTGTTGCACTCCAGACTAAGGACAGAATTCAAGACCATCCTGACAGACACTCTCCCATAACTCTTGGAGTTACAGGGCCCAGGATGCACAGTTAGAGGGCCTGCATTTGATCTACTTTGTACCTGACCCTGGTCATTTCGGTAGCTGGAAAAAACATGTCCTGCTTTGGCAAAGGGAGAGAGGCAGCCCTTAGTGGTCTCCTCTCTTGGCTAACCCTGGCCCGGATGGGCTGTGTCCCTAGGTGCAGAGGAAGATCCAGGAAGAACTGGATCAGAAGATTGGCTTTGAGAGACACCCCCAGGTCAGtgacaggaagcagctcccctACCTGGATGCCACTATCTGCGAGGTCCTGCGCATTCAGCCTGTCTCCCCTCTGCTGATCCCACACATGACCATTACGGACACTAGGTGAGGCTTCTCGGGGCACAGCCCAGCGCTGTCCCTCCTTTGAGTGGCAGTGGGGCATCaggagatggcagagcaaggcACTGAATTATTGTCTGTCCCCACGTTGCAGCATCGGGCAATACACCATCCCCAAGGGAACTCAGGTCGTCGTCAACCTCTGGGCCCTTCACCACGATGAGAAGGAGTGGGACAAGCCAGAGGAGTTTAACCCAGGTGAGTCTGTTTCTCTGCCCCTCCCGGACGCAGCCTTGGGCGTAGCACCGGCacctgcctgcctctgccccagggctgacAGGGTCATCGCTGAGCCAGACTGGGCGGAGGGGGAAGTGCCAGCCTTGGCATCTCCGGCGGATACTGCCAAGCAGAGGttggagctggctgcagcccagatcTTCTAGTGGTACCTATGACCCAGGACTGGTGCTACCCTGTGGGGAGGTGCTGTCCGCCCTCACGTGCCCAGCCCACAGTCCCCGTTGTCCCAGGCGGAGGCCTTCACAGGGTTGTGTTGTGCTGAGCAACACTGCTCCACAGGTatccagcaggggctgctgctgagcaATGGCCCTGCTTCCCACTGGTTGGGCAGTGCTGGGCCCACAGATGACCAGCTGCACTGGAGCCTGACGCAGTGGGCCCCAGGCTGGCCAGCCTTGAGTTAGCTCTCGGCACTGTGGGCTGTGCCAGGTTGGGGAGCATCCAGCACCCCCATTGCCTGTGCCAGCTTCAGAAGggagcccccacctcccagcacagGGGCAGGCTCTGTCCCGCCCCTTTGACTCACAGCCGAACAccaaggaaggggcagagctggcttGATGCGGCCGTagacctgctccagccccatccaGTCCCAGGTGCCCCACATAGAGTTCTGTTCCACCCTTTAACAAGGctgtggggtccccagcaggTCGCTTCCTGGATGAGCAGGGCAATCGGATCCCCTCACCCTCGCAGAGCTACTTGCCGTTTGGAGCCGGGCTCCGGGTGTGCATGGGCAAAACCCTTGCTGAGATGGAGATCTTCCTCTTCCTGGCCTGGATCCTACAGAGGTTCACCCTGGAGCTCCCAGCGGGCCAGCCGCTGCCCCCGTTGGAGGGCAAGTTTAGTGTGGTGCTCCAAACACAGCCATTCAAGGTGCAAGCCAAGCTACGGGTGAACCGTGCATAGCACCACCCATGCCATGGTCCTGGCTGGCCCCTCCAGGACAGAGCGTGGCTGCACAGGCTGGGTCCTTGTACGGCAGGGGATGGGCAATAGGTTTTGATGGGCCCATGCCAAGGTTTTAATAAATGGATGTGGCCACCCTTTTCCCTggagaggggtgcaggatctgggggcagagaggggatcGGGGCAGGGGGGGTTGGGATGCAAGCAAGAGTGGGTGGTAGAGGGAGTTGGGTGGTGGAGGGGTTGTGACCAGaggtaggggattggggtgcagcgtccaggagggggtgtgggtgcaggaggggattctggcctgggggaggggtgcagggtctgggaaggggtgtgggtgcaggaaggggttttGGCCTGGGGGACGGGtagagggaggggtgcagggtccgggagggggtgtgggtgcaggaaggcattctggcctgggggagggtccaggaggggttgtgggtgcaggaagggattctggcctgggggaggggtgcagggtctgggagggggtgtgggtacAGGAAggggttctggcctgggggaggaggatggggggatgcaggagggggttctggcctggaggaggagtgtagggaggggtgcagggtccgggagggggtgtgggtgcaggaaggggttctggcctgggggaggattATAGGGAGGTGTGACCAGaggtaggggattggggtgcagcatccaggagggggtgtgggtgcaggaggggggttctggctttggggaggggtgtaggaggggtgcagggtctgggaggggggtatgggtgcaggaaggggttctggcctgggggaggggtatagggaggggtgcaggagggggttctggcctggaggagggtTATAGGGAGGTGTGACCAGaagtaggggattggggtgcagggtccgggagggggtgtgggtgcaggaaggggttctGGCTTGGGGGAGGATTATAGGGAGGTGTGACCAGaggtaggggattggggtgcagcatccaggagggggtgtgggtgcaggaggggggttcTGGCTTtgaggaggggtgtaggaggggtgcagagtctgggaggggggtgtgggtgcaggaaggggttctggcctgggggaggggtgcaggagggggttctggtctggaagaggggtgcagggtctgggagggggtgtgggtgcaggaaggcgttctggcctgggggaggggtatagggaggggtgcagggttcgggaaggggtgtgggtgcaggaaggggttctggcctgggggaggggtatagggaggggtgcaggagggggttctggcctgggggaggggtgcagggtctgggagggggtgtgggtgcaggaaggggttctggcctgggggaggggtgcaggagggggttctggcctgggggaggggtagagggagGGGGTGTAGGGTCCAGGAgcgagttgtgacctgggacagggcgttggggggagtgggaggcagggttTGGGGTGAGAGAGGCAGACTCTGGCAAGGGAGCATCTACCTAGGCAGTggtgggccaggagccctgcaggaccctaaggcaggctccctgccttttGTAGTGCCCAGATAGGTCAAAGCTGCTGCCTGCTCCA
This window harbors:
- the CYP17A1 gene encoding steroid 17-alpha-hydroxylase/17,20 lyase; translation: MILLLVTLLLMLALLSFWRLAKGKAEPRAEALKSLPSLPIIWSLLQLARNPQPHLFFHKLQKKYGSIYSLRMGSQYTVVINHHLHAKEMLVKKGKIFAHRSRTVTTDLLSRNGKDIAFASYSPVWKFQRKLVHSALPIYGKGLLALEKIICQEATSLCEMLQASQDCPLDMGLELTRAITNVVCLLCFSSSYRRGDPEFEVMLQYFQVIVDTVGHWSWVDMFPWLKVFPIKSLVSLKRSLQVRDQLLQKKLQQHKQEVLGSDSGNDLMTTLLRAQLSLKNNNSQLGQPQELTDDHLLMIMGDIFGAGVETSANMLKWLVLYLLYHPEVQRKIQEELDQKIGFERHPQVSDRKQLPYLDATICEVLRIQPVSPLLIPHMTITDTSIGQYTIPKGTQVVVNLWALHHDEKEWDKPEEFNPGRFLDEQGNRIPSPSQSYLPFGAGLRVCMGKTLAEMEIFLFLAWILQRFTLELPAGQPLPPLEGKFSVVLQTQPFKVQAKLRKSWENNLARSDRKTEGPVLLTPATGWGPATLYASPRQGELLRSKGKHGQVKCRDRHSHWSLQEKMFMS